The following coding sequences are from one Dermacentor silvarum isolate Dsil-2018 chromosome 4, BIME_Dsil_1.4, whole genome shotgun sequence window:
- the LOC125945178 gene encoding uncharacterized protein LOC125945178 gives MVNRRCVVEAFLVFTMLADFGLAIRSLHSQVRIVNGECHFRGSDLKQGYLTLKDGRCYEAACVPGEGRAVFRLVRQCGRSDYGRYCWVSDGYLSTRCCHQAVLCQ, from the exons ATGGTCAATCGACGCTGCGTCGTCGAAGCCTTCCTTGTATTCACCATGCTTGCTGATTTCGGTCTAGCTATTCGGTCGCTCCATTCCCAAGTGCGCATAGTAAATG GTGAATGTCATTTCCGTGGCAGCGACTTGAAGCAAGGCTACCTGACGCTGAAAGATGGACGATGCTATGAAGCTGCCTGCGTTCCCGGAGAAGGCAGAGCTGTGTTCAGATT AGTTCGTCAATGCGGGCGAAGTGATTATGGAAGATATTGTTGGGTCTCGGATGGCTACTTGAGCACGCGATGCTGTCACCAAGCGGTACTTTGTCAATAA